In Nocardioides sp. WS12, the DNA window TCGGGCCGACGCCGACAGCAACGGCGTCCCCCACATCACGTGGGCGATCCCGTACGACCGCGGCAGCGTCAAGAAGCCCGGCATGCTCTCGCAGGGGTCGGGGACCTCCCCCACCCTGATCGGCGAGCGCTGGATCGCGGTGGCCGACAACGCCGACCCGCAGAGCCACGTCCTGGTCTACGACCGCCGCGTCGGCGTGACCGATCGCCTGCACTGCTCCGTGCCCGTGCTCGCGGATGGCGCCAGCACGACCGAGAACAGCCTCGTCGCAGCAGGGAACTCGCTGATCATCGAGAACAACTACGGGTACGCCGGCGTGCAGTCCACGCTGCTCGGCAAGACCACGACCCCCGGCGTTTCCCGCGTGATGATCGAGGACGACGGCTGCCACGTCGCCTGGACCAACCCCACCTCCGCGCCGACCTCGGTCCCGAAGGCGTCCCTCGGCAACGGCCTCGTCTACGTCTACTCCAAGCCGAAGCGCGCCGACCTCCTCGACGCCTGGTACGTCACGGCGATCGACATCCGCACCGGCAAGACCGCCTGGAGTCGCCTCACCGGCACCGGCATCCAGTGGAACAACCACTACGCCGCGATCTACCTCGGCCCCGACGGCACGCTGTACGTCGCCACGCTGATCGGCCTGGTCCGTCTGGCCGACGGCTGAGGGGCGCTACTCCCAGAGACAGGAGAAGGTCGAGGTGAAGATGTCGGCCAGGATGCCGGGCTTCACCTTGCCGTTGCCGTCCTCGACGAGCATCAGGTCGTCGTCGATCAGACCCTGCTCCTGAAGGCCGTCGACCCCGTGCTTCTTGACCAGTTCGCGGGCGGTGCAGTCGGCGTCATCGGCGTCGAGGTCGGCCTCCTCCGCGAGGGTCTGGGCAATATTGGCGATCGTGGTCTCCTCGCGGGAAGCGAGCAGGCCCTGGGGCGTGGTCGGGTCGGTGCTGGTGTCGGTCCCCGCACTCCGGTCGCCGTCGTCGCCGCGGCCGATCAGCACCGCCGCCAGCGCGATCAGTACGACGAGCGCGGCGATGCCCCCGACGGTCGCAGCGATCACAGCGGCTGACCTGCGCGGCCGAACGGACGTCGTACCGGGGAGAGACCGGAGGTCGTCGCGGAAGGCGGCGGCCGACGGATAGCGCTCGTGGGGATTCTTGGCGAGGGCCGTGCGGAGCACCCGGTTGAGTTCGCGGTCGAACGCCGTACGGCCGGTCGACTGCGGGATCGGTGCCCCGATGTGGGCCTCGACGACCTGGTAGTCCGTCGTGCCGACGTACGGCGCCCGGCCGGTCAACGTTGCCCAGAGCAGGCAGCCGAGCGAGTAGACGTCGCTCACCGGGCCAGCCGGACGGCCCTGGTGCAGCTCAGGCGCCATGTAGCTCGGGGTGCCGGCGACGACACCACCGGTCGCGCTCTGGTCGGCCCCGATCTGGCGCGCGATCCCGAAGTCGCCGAGATAGGCAAACGTGTCCGTGCCGCGATTGCGGAGCAGCACGTTGGCCGGCTTGATGTCGCGGTGCACCAGCCCCACGCGGTGCGCCTCGGCGAGACCGTCGGCCACCTGCGCGATCAGGTCGACAGCGACCGCGGGCGGCGGCGGGCCGTGACGTCGCAGCGTCGCGCCGAGGTCACCGTCGGGGATGAGTTGGCTGGCGATGTAGAGCTGGCCGCCGACCTGGCCGTGCGCGAAGACCTGCACGACATGCGGTGAATCCAGCGACGCCTGTGCCTGCGCCTCCCGGACGAACCGCGCCCGGAAGCCGGGGTCCCCGGCCAGGGCGCTGGTGATCACCTTCAGCGCGACATTGCGGTGCAGCGTCGTGTCCACCGCTTCGTAGACCGTGCCCATGCCGCCGGCGCCGAGCTCGCGCACGATCCGGTACGGACCGAGCAGCTCGCCCGGGGGCAACGCGGCAGGGTGGGGTGGCAGGGACACGCAGTCGTTCTACCCCGGTGCCCCGGGCCTAAGCGAACCGTCCTCCACAGTCCCTTGCTGGTCAGAGGAGGTTCGTCAGAAGAGGAGGGCGGTGGCAGGGTCGCTGACGATGCCGGCCACGTCGGCCAGGAACTGCGAGCCGGTCGCACCGTCGACGTGACGGTGGTCGAACGACAGCGACAGCGTCATCACCTGGCGCGGAACCACCTGGTCGCCGACCACCCACGGCTGCGGCTTGATCGCGCCGAGGCACAGGATCGCGGACTCGCCCGGGTTGATGATCGGCGTACCGCTGTCGACCCCGAACACCCCGACGTTGGTGATGCTGAAGGAACCACCGGCCATCTGCGCCGGCTGGGTGCGGCCCTCACGGGCGGTTGCCGTCAGCGCTTCGAGCTCCTGCGCGAGCTCCACCAGCGAGAGCGCGTGGGCGTCCTTGATGTTCGGGACGACCAGGCCGCGCGGTGTCGCGGCAGCGATGCCGAGGTTGACGTAGTGCTTGAGCACGACCTCCTGGGCGGCCTCGTCCCACGTCGAGTTCACCAACGGCGTACGACGAAGGGCGAGCACGCACGCACGCGCCACGACGAGCAGCGGACTGACCTTGAGCCCCTGGAACTCGCGGCGCTCCTTCAACCGGGCAACCAGCTCCACCGTCGCGGTCGCGTCGATCGTGATCCATTCGGTGACGTGTGGCGCCGTGAACGCGGAGGCGACCATCGCGTTCGCCATCTGCTTGCGCACGCCCTTGATCGGCTCACGGGTCTCGCGGCCTCCGGAGGTTTCGAGTTCGCGGGTCGAGCCTGTCGAGACCACCTCAACCACCGGCGCACCGTTACCGGCGGCGGCGAGCACGTCGTCCTTGCTGACCGTGCCCTTCGGCCCGGTGGGGACCAGTGCCGTCAGGTCGATGCCGAGGTCGCGGGCGAGGCGCCGGACCAGCGGCTTGGCGAGGGCGCGGACCGCGCCGGGTGTCGCGGGGACGGGAGCGGGGGTTTCCACGTCGCGGGTCGAGCCTGTCGAGACCCGGGGGCGCCGCTTGAGCGCACGGGTCTTGGGGCCGTACCCGACCAGCGTCGCGTTGCCCGTGGGCGGGATGTTCGTGTCGATGACCTCGGGCCCGCGCGTCGCCGGCGCCGTGGTGGCCGCGGAAGCTTCCGGGGTGGCCGGCTGCACGGGGGCTGGCGGAGCCACGGCCCCCTTCTCGCCGATCTGGATGATCGCCGTACCGACTTCGACCATCTGCCCCTCGCCCACCAGGAGCGCCAGCACCTCGCCGGCGTAGGGCGAGGGCAGTTCGACGATCGACTTGGCCGTCTCGATCTCGACGATCACGTCGTTGATCGCGACCACGTCGCCCACCTTGACCCGCCACGCAACGATCTCGGCCTCGGTGAGGCCCTCGCCGACGTCGGGGAGCTTGAACTCGTTCACACCAGTCATCGCGGAAATCTCCTCAGAACCCGAAGGTCCGGTCGACGGCATCGAGCACACGGTCAAGGTCGGGGAGGTAGGCCTCCTCGATGCGCGCCGACGGGTAGGGCGTGTCGTAGCCCGTCACCCGCAGCACGGGTGCTTCCAGCGAGTGGAAGCACTCCTCGGTCACGCGGGCCGAGATCTCGGCGCCCACGCCCAACGTCATGTGGGCCTCGTGGACGACGACGAGGCGACCCGTGCGTCGTACGGACTCGAACACGGGCACCAGGTCGAGCGGGGACAGCGTACGCAGGTCGATGACCTCGATCGATCGGCCTTCCTCGGCGGCAACGGTGGCCGCGTCGAGA includes these proteins:
- a CDS encoding serine/threonine-protein kinase; this translates as MSLPPHPAALPPGELLGPYRIVRELGAGGMGTVYEAVDTTLHRNVALKVITSALAGDPGFRARFVREAQAQASLDSPHVVQVFAHGQVGGQLYIASQLIPDGDLGATLRRHGPPPPAVAVDLIAQVADGLAEAHRVGLVHRDIKPANVLLRNRGTDTFAYLGDFGIARQIGADQSATGGVVAGTPSYMAPELHQGRPAGPVSDVYSLGCLLWATLTGRAPYVGTTDYQVVEAHIGAPIPQSTGRTAFDRELNRVLRTALAKNPHERYPSAAAFRDDLRSLPGTTSVRPRRSAAVIAATVGGIAALVVLIALAAVLIGRGDDGDRSAGTDTSTDPTTPQGLLASREETTIANIAQTLAEEADLDADDADCTARELVKKHGVDGLQEQGLIDDDLMLVEDGNGKVKPGILADIFTSTFSCLWE
- a CDS encoding dihydrolipoamide acetyltransferase family protein, with the translated sequence MTGVNEFKLPDVGEGLTEAEIVAWRVKVGDVVAINDVIVEIETAKSIVELPSPYAGEVLALLVGEGQMVEVGTAIIQIGEKGAVAPPAPVQPATPEASAATTAPATRGPEVIDTNIPPTGNATLVGYGPKTRALKRRPRVSTGSTRDVETPAPVPATPGAVRALAKPLVRRLARDLGIDLTALVPTGPKGTVSKDDVLAAAGNGAPVVEVVSTGSTRELETSGGRETREPIKGVRKQMANAMVASAFTAPHVTEWITIDATATVELVARLKERREFQGLKVSPLLVVARACVLALRRTPLVNSTWDEAAQEVVLKHYVNLGIAAATPRGLVVPNIKDAHALSLVELAQELEALTATAREGRTQPAQMAGGSFSITNVGVFGVDSGTPIINPGESAILCLGAIKPQPWVVGDQVVPRQVMTLSLSFDHRHVDGATGSQFLADVAGIVSDPATALLF